A stretch of the Amycolatopsis sp. BJA-103 genome encodes the following:
- the hydA gene encoding dihydropyrimidinase, which produces MTTLISGGQVLSTAGASAADVLVDGETIVAVGAPGTLGPADSVIDATGKYVLPGGIDAHTHMEMPFGGTHSADTFGTGTTAAAWGGTTTIIDFAVQAKGTSLLSTMDKWHEKADGNCAIDYGFHMIVSDVNDSSLKEMQACVDGGVGSFKMFMAYPGVFYSTDGEILLAMQKAREIGATIMMHAENGIAIDQLAAQAFAAGKIDPVQHGLTRPPELEGEATSRAIQLAKVTGAPLYIVHLSASQALAAVAEARDNGQNVFAETCPQYLYLSIEDLAKPDFEGSKYVASPPLREKSHQADLWRGLRTNDLSVVSTDHCPFCFKDQKELGRGDFRAIPNGIPGVEHRMDLLHQGVVAGELTLGRWVETCSTTPARMFGLYPRKGVIAAGSDADIVIYDPSAKQTLSVETHHMNVDYSAYEGMEITGKVETVLSRGRVVVSPSGFSGSTTHGKFLSRDLNQYLN; this is translated from the coding sequence ATGACCACCCTCATCAGCGGCGGGCAGGTGCTGTCCACGGCGGGCGCTTCGGCGGCGGACGTCCTCGTCGACGGCGAGACGATCGTGGCCGTCGGCGCGCCCGGCACCCTGGGCCCGGCCGATTCGGTCATCGACGCCACCGGGAAGTACGTGCTGCCCGGCGGGATCGACGCGCACACCCATATGGAGATGCCGTTCGGCGGGACGCATTCCGCCGACACCTTCGGCACCGGGACGACGGCGGCGGCGTGGGGCGGCACGACCACGATCATCGACTTCGCCGTCCAGGCAAAGGGAACCTCACTGCTGTCCACTATGGACAAATGGCACGAGAAGGCCGACGGCAACTGCGCCATCGACTACGGCTTCCACATGATCGTCTCCGACGTCAACGATTCGTCGCTGAAGGAGATGCAGGCCTGCGTCGATGGCGGGGTCGGCAGCTTCAAGATGTTCATGGCGTATCCGGGGGTGTTCTACTCCACGGACGGCGAAATCCTGCTGGCCATGCAGAAGGCGCGCGAGATCGGCGCCACGATCATGATGCACGCGGAGAACGGCATCGCGATCGATCAGCTGGCCGCGCAGGCGTTCGCCGCCGGGAAGATCGACCCGGTGCAGCACGGCCTCACCCGGCCGCCGGAGCTGGAGGGCGAGGCGACCTCGCGCGCGATCCAGCTGGCCAAGGTGACCGGGGCGCCGCTGTACATCGTGCACCTCTCGGCGTCGCAGGCACTCGCGGCGGTCGCGGAGGCGCGCGACAACGGCCAGAACGTCTTCGCGGAGACGTGTCCTCAGTATCTCTATCTGTCCATCGAGGACTTGGCGAAGCCGGATTTCGAGGGCTCGAAGTACGTCGCCTCTCCCCCGCTGCGTGAGAAGTCGCATCAGGCGGACCTGTGGCGTGGGCTGCGCACCAACGACCTCTCGGTGGTGTCGACGGATCACTGTCCGTTCTGTTTCAAGGACCAGAAGGAACTCGGCCGCGGCGACTTCCGCGCGATCCCCAACGGGATCCCCGGCGTCGAGCACCGGATGGACCTGCTGCACCAGGGTGTCGTGGCGGGCGAGCTCACCCTCGGCCGGTGGGTCGAGACCTGCTCCACCACCCCGGCGCGGATGTTCGGGCTGTACCCGCGCAAGGGTGTCATCGCGGCGGGTTCGGACGCGGACATCGTCATCTACGACCCGTCGGCGAAACAGACCTTGTCGGTCGAAACGCACCACATGAACGTGGACTACTCGGCCTACGAAGGAATGGAGATCACCGGGAAGGTCGAGACCGTGCTCTCGCGCGGCCGTGTGGTGGTGTCGCCGTCGGGCTTCTCGGGCAGTACGACGCACGGGAAATTCCTCTCGCGCGACCTGAACCAGTACCTGAACTGA
- a CDS encoding nitrilase-related carbon-nitrogen hydrolase — MSDLVRAGLIQQRWTGDKESMIANAVEAIGKAASQGAQVICLQELFYGPYFCQVQDTDYYSYTEGIPDGPTTKLMQEVAERHGVVLVVPMYEVEQPGVYYNTAAVIDADGTYLGKHRKNHIPQVKGFWEKFYFRPGNLGYPVFDTAVGRIGVYICYERHFPEGWRALGLAGAKIVFNPSATSRGLSEYLWRLEQPAAAVANEYFVGTINRVGVEPLGDNDFYGQTYFADPRGQLIGEAASDTEEEIVIRDLDMGQLAEVRDLWAFYRDRRPDSYGPLAEA; from the coding sequence GTGAGCGACCTGGTCCGAGCCGGATTGATCCAGCAGCGGTGGACGGGTGACAAGGAGTCGATGATCGCGAACGCGGTCGAAGCCATCGGCAAGGCCGCTTCGCAGGGCGCGCAGGTGATCTGCCTGCAGGAGTTGTTCTACGGACCGTATTTCTGCCAGGTGCAGGACACCGACTACTACTCCTACACCGAGGGCATCCCCGACGGGCCGACGACGAAGCTCATGCAGGAGGTCGCCGAACGGCACGGTGTCGTGCTGGTCGTCCCGATGTACGAGGTCGAGCAGCCCGGCGTGTACTACAACACCGCCGCGGTGATCGACGCCGACGGGACCTACCTCGGCAAGCACCGCAAGAACCACATCCCGCAGGTGAAGGGCTTCTGGGAGAAGTTCTACTTCCGGCCCGGGAACCTGGGCTACCCGGTGTTCGACACCGCCGTCGGCCGCATCGGCGTCTACATCTGTTACGAGCGGCACTTCCCGGAGGGCTGGCGCGCACTGGGCCTGGCGGGCGCGAAGATCGTGTTCAACCCGTCGGCGACCAGCCGCGGTCTGTCGGAATACCTCTGGCGGCTGGAGCAGCCCGCGGCCGCCGTCGCGAACGAGTACTTCGTCGGCACGATCAACCGGGTCGGCGTGGAACCGCTGGGCGACAACGACTTCTACGGTCAGACGTACTTCGCGGACCCGCGCGGCCAGCTGATCGGCGAGGCCGCTTCCGACACCGAGGAGGAGATCGTCATCCGCGACCTCGACATGGGGCAGCTCGCCGAAGTGCGGGACCTGTGGGCCTTCTACCGAGACCGCCGTCCCGACAGCTACGGACCCCTCGCGGAGGCGTGA
- a CDS encoding NCS1 family nucleobase:cation symporter-1, which yields MEPTARGTQLVHPDGRVELGEVESLKDSRFYNEELAPVPVEKRTWTTYNYFALWMGMAHNIPSYALAASLIALGMDWVQALMTITIGNLVVLAPMLLNSHAGTKYGIPFPVFARAFFGMRGANLAALLRAFIACGWFGIQTWVGGEAVYIIVGRLAGSGWKDSAVVLGQHWTLWLSFGLFWLFQMIIIWRGMEAVRRFENWTAPLVSVGFLILLGYVLVKAGGLGPILSEPGQLGWGPDFWKVFAPSLMAMIAFWSTLSLNMPDFTRFGGSQGKQVRGQIFGLPTTMTFIAIVAILTTSGGSVLYGEQIWDPAKLADRFDSPVVVVVALIALVLATVSANLAANVVSPSYDFSNAFPKKITFAVGGLITGIIGIAIQPWRLYSDPNIYIFAWLGFYGGLLGAVAGVLVAGYWVVKRTELKLRDLYTERGVYWFNGGWNWRALVATLVGAVLSVGGAYGGPFPADGLIPFLKPLYDYNWVVGLAGAFVVYLLLALPEHKRTAYTEEEASERPGPSRIDPAAVDG from the coding sequence ATGGAGCCGACGGCACGCGGAACCCAGCTCGTGCATCCTGATGGCCGGGTAGAACTCGGCGAGGTCGAGTCCTTGAAGGACAGCCGCTTCTACAACGAAGAACTCGCCCCGGTCCCGGTCGAAAAGCGGACCTGGACGACCTACAACTACTTCGCGTTGTGGATGGGGATGGCGCACAACATCCCTTCGTACGCGCTCGCCGCCTCCCTGATCGCCCTCGGCATGGACTGGGTCCAGGCGCTGATGACGATCACCATCGGCAACCTGGTCGTGCTCGCCCCGATGCTGCTCAACAGCCACGCCGGGACGAAGTACGGCATCCCGTTCCCGGTGTTCGCCCGCGCCTTCTTCGGGATGCGCGGCGCGAATCTGGCGGCGTTGCTTCGGGCGTTCATCGCGTGCGGCTGGTTCGGTATCCAGACCTGGGTCGGTGGTGAGGCCGTCTACATCATCGTCGGGCGGCTGGCGGGTTCCGGCTGGAAGGACTCCGCCGTCGTCCTCGGCCAGCACTGGACGCTGTGGCTTTCGTTCGGGTTGTTCTGGCTGTTCCAGATGATCATCATCTGGCGCGGGATGGAGGCGGTCCGCCGGTTCGAGAACTGGACGGCGCCGCTGGTCTCCGTCGGCTTCCTGATCCTGCTGGGCTACGTGCTGGTCAAGGCGGGCGGACTCGGCCCGATCCTGTCCGAACCCGGGCAACTCGGCTGGGGACCGGACTTCTGGAAGGTGTTCGCGCCGTCGCTGATGGCGATGATCGCGTTCTGGTCGACGCTTTCGCTCAACATGCCGGACTTCACCCGTTTCGGCGGCAGCCAGGGCAAGCAGGTCCGCGGCCAGATCTTCGGCCTGCCGACCACGATGACGTTCATCGCGATCGTGGCGATCCTGACCACCTCGGGCGGCAGTGTCCTCTACGGCGAACAGATCTGGGACCCGGCGAAACTGGCCGACCGCTTCGACTCCCCCGTGGTCGTCGTGGTCGCGCTGATCGCGCTGGTGCTGGCGACCGTGTCGGCGAACCTCGCGGCCAACGTGGTCAGCCCGTCCTACGACTTCTCCAACGCGTTCCCGAAGAAGATCACCTTCGCCGTCGGCGGGCTGATCACCGGGATCATCGGCATCGCCATCCAGCCGTGGCGGCTCTACTCCGACCCGAACATCTACATCTTCGCGTGGCTCGGCTTCTACGGCGGCCTGCTCGGCGCTGTCGCCGGGGTGCTCGTCGCCGGCTACTGGGTGGTCAAGCGCACCGAACTGAAGCTTCGCGACCTCTACACCGAACGCGGCGTCTACTGGTTCAACGGCGGCTGGAACTGGCGCGCGCTCGTCGCGACACTCGTCGGCGCCGTGCTCTCGGTCGGCGGCGCGTACGGCGGGCCGTTCCCCGCCGACGGGCTGATCCCGTTCCTGAAACCGCTCTACGACTACAACTGGGTCGTCGGACTGGCGGGCGCCTTCGTCGTCTACCTGCTGCTGGCCCTGCCCGAGCACAAGCGCACCGCCTACACAGAGGAGGAAGCAAGTGAGCGACCTGGTCCGAGCCGGATTGATCCAGCAGCGGTGGACGGGTGA